In Colletotrichum destructivum chromosome 8, complete sequence, the following proteins share a genomic window:
- a CDS encoding Putative polyketide cyclase SnoaL, NTF2-like domain superfamily, which translates to MKMSTVTMEEYEAPCFSHESMLTPPPESPNHKASEFPGLAQELKPHDTSAAATTTTTAGEPRRKSRSPSSKRWNGDGKGIQVDIGARLREYLDCLNNRRFDVIGNHLADTLERNNRTQTREEHIDRLRSRVEALSSFRIKIDTLLVDKKARAVAVRYINRVALADAMMFVDKPGTTYEFDEQCFVWFDAQGKIARMLTLQDNDGIRLQTPEAAVTPRFLTRSTPQEPVDLAAVYRRYIASVNHGTTAAEFPRCCRREVRHNDRVMSLEEYRRGVEGSREAISGLRFEIQELLVDDETQQVAARLQITGTPVAEFAGARPNGKAVKFHEHCMYRFDKGKIALVWATMELDAYRRQLEERPERRKSSMLGIN; encoded by the coding sequence ATGAAGATGTCCACGGTGACCATGGAGGAATACGAGGCGCCATGCTTCTCCCACGAGAGCATGCTCACGCCGCCACCCGAGTCCCCTAACCACAAGGCCTCCGAGTTCCCCGGCCTCGCCCAAGAGCTCAAACCTCATGAtacctccgccgccgccaccaccaccaccactgccgGCGAGCCCCGACGCAAGAGCAGGAGCCCGTCTTCGAAGCGGTggaacggcgacggcaaggGAATCCAGGTCGACATTGGCGCCCGCCTGCGCGAGTACCTCGACTGCCTCAACAACCGCCGGTTCGACGTCATCGGCAACCACCTCGCCGACACCCTTGAGCGCAACAACCGCACCCAGACCCGCGAGGAGCACATCGACCGGCTGCGCTCGCGCGTCGAGGCCCTCTCCAGCTTCCGCATCAAGATCGACACCTTGCTCGTCGACAAGAaggcccgcgccgtcgccgtgcgCTACATCAAccgcgtcgccctcgccgacgccatgaTGTTCGTCGACAAGCCCGGCACGACGTACGAGTTTGACGAGCAGTGCTTCGTCTGGTTCGACGCCCAGGGCAAGATCGCCCGCATGCTCACGCTGCAGGACAACGACGGCATCCGCCTGCAgacgcccgaggccgccgtcacgcCGCGCTTCCTCACGCGCAGCACGCCGCAGGAGCccgtcgacctggccgccgtctACCGCCGGTACATCGCGAGCGTCAACCACGGcaccacggccgccgagTTCCCGCGCTGCTGCCGGCGTGAGGTGCGGCACAACGACCGCGTCATGTCGCTCGAAGAGTACCggcgcggcgtcgagggcagcCGGGAGGCCATTTCGGGTCTGCGCTTCGAGATCCAGgagctgctcgtcgacgacgagacgcagCAGGTCGCCGCGAGGCTGCAGATCACGGGCACGCCGGTGGCCGAGTTCGCCGGCGCGCGGCCGAACGGCAAGGCTGTCAAGTTCCACGAGCACTGCATGTACCGCTTCGACAAGGGCAAGATCGCGCTCGTCTGGGCGACGATGGAGCTGGACGCATACCGCAGGCAGCTCGAGGAGCGGCCGGAGCGGCGGAAGTCGTCCATGCTGGGCATCAACTGA